The region TTTTAAACCCTCCATCTTCACTGTAAAAACCACAATGCACCACAGGAGTTTCATTCACCTGTAAGTAACAAATTTCTAATGGAAATGAGCATGCCTAGAATATAAAGAAGCATTAAGTTCAGAGTAAGTGTAGGGTTCAGAAATTCATCAGACTTTATGGCTAAAAGCAGTCTCTATAGAAAATTCAAAAGGGACCTAAATTTCAATTCAGCTTTTACACGACAATGAGCATCTATTGTCCTAGCCCCcatcaaatataataaaatgcAGCTCATAACCTTGAAACTTTTCTCTCTCTGATCAAAAGTTTGGTTTccagtaaagaaaataaatcttgTTGCTCCAGTGCGCTGCTGAGACAGGGCAGTGTTTTCTTCTAAAAATGGTGTATCATTCTCTGATATGTATAATACTTTTTTCACCGGACTAGTGGATTCTTCACCCTCAGGAAGACCCAGATGCTCAAGTTCTTCAGGGGGCAGGAGCTTCAAGCAACCTGACACGATCCATAAATGTGTGTTATACGTAAAACTGGTTTTGACGTCCTTTAGGTATAAGATGATGAATAAAATCAAAGGCACCAAAGAGAACAAGAATTCATATTTACTTTCCAAAAATAGTATCCAACAGCAGTAAATTGATTGTACTCTAGATCTCAAGTCCAATCGCACTCAATATGCTCCACACattcaaaattaatgaaaaaaaaaaagaaaagaaaagaaaaaagatgcaaTTAAAACCtgataacaaaaaagaaaaaaagcttcTGCTACTGACGACTTCTATTCACTGTATTATCTTCTAGGTTATTCCTAAACAATATGATTAAGGAAATCAGGAGCGAGAAACCCACCATGTATTTTGACCCAGAAAAGAAACTCAAAAGAATGACGGTAGAAATTAGCTATATACTATCCTCTTCTCAGACCCTTTTGTGAATGAAACTCCTCTTCATGTTTCAATGACAAACTACCAATGAGTTTCCTTTCAATCGATATATCCGAAGCAAGCCTATCTCCACCATTTCTACATAATCAGTCTttccattgaagaaagccaCCATAATATCATATAAGTGACAGCAACACTTCAACAAAGCCCAACCCAAACATCAATGAAACACAACAACACAAAACCTCACTCAAGCTCCATTTATTTTAAGTTGCAACTATCATAATGACTGAATCTGATACGCATAGGCAAACAAGTTACAACAATATGTAAAATCACACACATATTCATAtcaaataaatagataaataaattttcttcaaacctatttgatgaaataaaattcaaattctaaacCAACTCAACTATTTCAACATCAAATTTCAAAACCGACTTACGCTCTCTAACGCCGCCAACAACCCGAGTGGTTGGATCAAGCCGATTCAAATTTCCCTCCGACTTCGGTTTCTTCGCCGCACCGAGTTCCGAGTTCACCACCAGGCTCGGTTTCCGGCCAATCCTCGAGGCCTCGAACACAAGCAGTCCAGCGGCTGGGAGGAAGATCAGGAGCGTCCAGTACCTCAAGAGCGCCCGAATCACTCGCCGAACCAACTCGTTCTTGACCCGGTGACCAGGTTTCTTGCGCTTCCGTCGGACCCGGACTCGCATCCGACCGAGCTCGTCGGAGTCGTCGTCGGAGACTGAGATTGATATACTGTTGTTGCTGAACATCGATGGGGGATAGGTGGTTGCAGGAATTTCAGGGGATCTTAGGGAAAGAGAGTAATTGTAACGAAATGAAAGAcagcttcttctttctttctttcacctACCCTCAAACTATCTCGAGTTTTACGATGGCGCCACCAAATGATCAAAAGTTGCAACGTGATATTCAATTTTTCAGCTTCTTCCAATTCTATATACCGTCCGttaaggtgtttttttttttaagttcttaACTGAAACTGCTGACAAATAAAATGTCTActctataaaaatttataaatattaaatattaaaaaattagaaaacgaaaacaaaaatgtaatataaaaggGGGCAGAAAATCAGCAGCAACGCCGAGTCACCAGGACCTTAGTGCAGACCCACGGctgtgttcttcttcttcttcttcttcttttctgtttatatatataatgatattttaatcattttttattttatttattctgttaggagttaattaaaaattaacggAAGGGCCGAAGGGggattgaaaaattaaatacccaCGCTGCAACTTTTAATATGGGATAATATTACAAAACTTGTGATAGTTAAAGGGATAGTTAAAGGGATAAGTTTCACCTTTATGTCTAATAAAGTATGAGTTAAAAACTGAGAGGCCGTCCATGGGCGGCGCGTGGTTCTCACACGCCTCTCGGGAAGGCTCCCACCATTCCCACCCCGCTAGACTTGTTGttgctgtttttgtgtttgcttGTTTGTATTACTGGGTTTATTTGTTGTATCTCTCTCCCCATATTTACTCATGTCTTTGTGATTCAATATACTTGTCAAATTAACTTCAATAGTAACACTGACTTTGTGGCATTCGTACCTCGAGCCAAAATGACCTGCATCTTCGGAAGTATTGCCTCCGTGTACTTACGTTCATAGTTTAAATTTTGGGCTGCCCAAGCCCGATTGTATTTGtgctttttatttcttcttgtaATCGGTTTCTGttgtatctaaaaaaaaatttgaaattctataacccaaaaaagaaaaaggaaaaagagactAGAGATAGTCTGGAGATGTCGGCGGGGACCTCGagaaaagttatattttttgtttaacaGTTTGCCTACCCTGAAAATGGCTCAGCCAAAGGTAGAGTCCAGCAGCTAGAAGAGCATTCGTGTGGTGTCCGATGTGCCGCCGACAACCCTTGAAAATCTGGAGGATCGAGTGTCATCCACGCCCAGTCGTACTCATAACCACATCGAGTCTCCAAGGTAAACAACCTCAGGCCAAtagaacaatgtaggcaagggaagttgGCAAAATGGATATGTAAGTCAAAAAGGGAATTGATTCTCACATATAAATGACACATATCACTATTAAAAGGcttgtataaaattttctatAAGTCGGTTTGTAATAAATTACCACTAAATGAGGGCAGAAGTGACCGAAATTGGATGTGATTGTGCCCATCAAAGAGTTACACgatttgaaatttgaactcaCTTTTATAAAGTAAAACACCTTAACCCGGACTACTTCACAAGTCTGGgactaagagcactagtagcagttaccctatatttagaaaaaatttcatgaaaaacatcaaaaaacctcccacagcaaatgtcctatatttagatgagatggttgggaatgaatagtaattccctatgtatacatgtttACTATTccttccctatgtattattttaatataaaagaagtataattaattgatatagggaagagagaaaaagtaggaaagagaaaaataataaaataagagtaacaaaataatatttaattgttatAGGGAAAACTaagagaatctattgtgggatatttttttataaggaaacaaaagtagttttgttccctaaatatagggaaaatagttgaaaatctgctgctaatgctctaaataagtaaaaaatatcttaatatCTTTCCTCAATCATTAGTGGAAGAAAAATCTTGCCATTCCACCAAATAAAACCCATAAGCATCTCTCATACGGCATAAACATTAGACCAAAGAAAAAGTTCACTACAAGAACAGTGGACATCAAAGCGTTACTCAAACAAGCAGACACAAATACACACTGCAAAAGAGTTGACACCCTGCACTGTAGTGAGCCTCTTACCAGAAGAGAGGGTGAGCGGTTTAACTAGAAGTAAGTCAATTAACAACTCAAAAGGAGGTGCACTTGCCGACCAGTTTGAGAAACAAAACACCAACATTAACCACGAAAACACATTGAAAAGGTTACCTAAATTTTACCCTGAACTGGATTAAGTTGCCGATTGGGAGGAGGAAATTTTTCACTTTACAGCAATACTAAGGATCTTGATTTATTTGGTTTATCCAGCTCCTTGCCAAATTAACCCAGCCAACCAAATTATAAGTTATAACTTGAACAAGTATATATTTCTGCATATAACCCACTTCATAGGGTATGTACATTGATAAAGGTACTAAAAAGAACTGTAAAAGATATAAATTGAGGTTAAGAATTAGAAAAATGCTAGACCTACAGCTCTTTTAGAGCTTGTTGACACATGTCAACATGTGATTGACACATGTTAGcaaattgtaaaagagttgtagGTGTAGAATTACTCAAAGAGAAATACTTATAGATCAGAAAACTTAACATGGGTGGAGAGTGAATGCTGATTCTCATAGCAACACATCAACCAGGTAATAACAAGGGACCAGTATGAAGTTAAAGATGCAGATATAGGCCCCCCATAACAAATCACCTCCTATATGTCACATCTGCAGTCAAGCTTAGATCAATAGGGTTAATTTTCTGGATGTTTCTCAGAAGAGGGTCCATATTTGAACTCTCAAAGCCATATGAAGGTCAATGAAGAGGTTCCATTGTTCCTCCTCCATACGTATGTGTCAGTAGCTTTTGAAAGACGTGTTCCTTTTATTTATATCTTCCAATCCTCTTCCAATAAAACtgcaattgaaagaaaaaagttaatgaAATATAGAATATAAGATAGAAGAGGTCATGACAAAGGATGTGAAAAATGTTGCACAAAAAGAATTGTTACCATGTAAGAGAATTGCAGCTGTGGCATTCAGGCCTCGGTCTCCCAACAAATTGAAAGATCTGACGCTTTCTCTAAGCCCCTTGACATGTAAGGAGCAATACGGTGAGGTGCCAGCTGGATTGAATCCAACAAATCATTCTCAATGCATTCGTACCTGCAAATAGAGAATACATACAAAAGAGTTATATAAACAACTTACAACGTCCATGCCACCCAAAAGAACTCAAGATTGCAATTCACTCACAATTTTCTGCAAAGTCTGTCAGTAATCACAGAAAGATTTATGATCTTCATTCTTAGTTCCTCAACTTCATCCTCTGGGTATCGATCAAAAGGCTCCCCCAAAAACAATGAAAGCTTCTCAACATTTGCATGAAGCTGCTGCTGTTGTTCCTCAAACAAGCtctgttttatttctttttcctcttttgtcaTTTCAAGTTTGAACAAGTCACTGAACATGTAATATGCAAATGGGTAAGAATAGGAAAGAACCCGCCTTGACCTGAAGAGTCTGTCGTGTCCATTTATAACCCAACTGAAATCTTTAGATGATTCTCTTTCTTCCAGATGTGATATCTTTTCTTGTATGGTTTCCTTCAACTCAGCTTCACGCTTAAAAGAATCCGTATGAGCTTTGAATAGGTTATGGTAGTGAATGTAGCGGAGTAGGTCCATCTTTGCACGCTCAGTTTTCTTCTCCTGGTCTTCCTTGTATTGGCCACAACTGTGACCACTGATGCTTGTCCACGTATGTTCTTTACCAGTTGGGCCACCACAGAGCCAACTaaataagaaaggaaaaaattagaaaaactactccgagCATCAATTCATTATCCCGGTGCATTACACAGATGGACAAGATATGTCTAATCTGCCACATAAATTGATCTTCATGGCAATTAGTAAGGCCAAAAACGTGGTTGGgagggggaagaaaaaaaaatttgagcatGGTCAATTAAAATTGAAGTGtgaaacaaagaataaaaggaTTTATAGATAATTGAAATGAAGTTGGTCCATTAGTTTTTGTTATAATATTGCAGATACAatcctttttttgataagacaAAGATACAATATTAGTTTGAATATTGCAGATACAATCCTGAAGTACTAAATACAAGACAAAGATGAAAACCTACATTAATTGTGACAGCAGTACAAAAGTATGAAAtagttaaattaaatcatttaaaggAGGCATTCAAAACAACCCTAAATTAACAATTTGGTCATCCACATAAGCGAAAACacgtacaatgtgactctccCAGGGTTATATCACTAATCCAAGCTCCCTTACTAAGATTTGCACCAGACTTTCACGCATTaagttaaaatgaaaaaatacaaagaaattgttgcttatttttttaaaaatgtcataTGAAGAAAATTTGCTAGTTTGCAATAGGCtataaatttttacaataaCTACCTAGATTGTAGACATGATCAAATATCATCTGCTTCCACATTTGACAATACATTTATGCAGAGAAGGCAGcctaaaagtaaaagaataCCCGAAATTTCTCACAGGAATGCGATTAGGAAAATAGATGACACAATTACCACATTGGCTTTGATAACGTTCTAAGCTTTAAATGAGATCCTCACATTTGACACAAACATGAGTTGCATGGTAGTTCTGTTATGAATCATTGCGATAATACTAGAGGTCAAGTGCAGAGATCTTGCATTGCTATTCTATCTTGTCAAAAGGCTACATACAAGTTCAATCAAAGCATAAAATCTAAAATCTCTTTCTACTGTTTCTATTCATAGACACCCACTCCATTAAACGCTTTGAAAAAGCACTTACTCTTCTCAGTTCTCATCTGCATAATAGCAATATTTGTATATCTCTGcccattaaaattaattatgacATTTTGAGTTGAAAAAAGAATTTAACAGATACTTGAAATCTCAAGTTTGAGTAAAAAAATGTACAAGATCACAATCTGTTTAAACAACATGGGTCAACATCCAGTTCACAGTATCTTACATTCCCTTCAACAAAATAACCCTGGGTATTATGAAAACATGCAACTAGCCACCAAAATACTTCAGGGAAATAACTTTACATTTGTAAAGAGACCTTCTTGGGGCTATTACCATGGCATGTTGATTGGTCAACGCACATATGTGGGCTGTACCATGTGCACATGGTGAGCCTGCTTGTGATGTGTGGCTTAATCAGTCAGTGACATGGTTAAGTGAAACTGACCACATCATTTTCTGACCTATGATAAACAAGGACTTGCTCTTGATGTTTTTTGACcatcttaacatccaaaagtccAAACGGACTTCAATACATACAGAATTAAAAGTACAATGATCCATTCAGAACAGACAGCTTTGTCAGCTCGAAAATGACCAACTGAAAGAAAAACCCATTGTCTCTAGAGGGTAGATTCTTCTGGAAGTCATTTAAAGTCACAGGAAGTAAATAGCTAACTGATTACAAAATGTATTcagcaaaagaagaaaaggacgAATggcaaattaaaatttaattgcttCCCAGAcactcaacaaaaataaaacagattCCAGCCAGACTTCAGAAAACAAGCAAAAGTAGTACAAATGCATACCCATGACAAGGTCCGAAACTAATAATTGATCCAAGATATCCTTAAAGAAACAACTATCTTGTGCAatctacaaaaataaatatatgttatGCTTTCCAcatcccaccaaaaaaaaaaaaaacccaagaataAAGCCCAAAAACAGTGAAAACATtgcctccaaaaaaaaaaaaaaagtgaaaacatGCAGATAAGATATCTCACCAAAATGCTTGTCCACAAATGCAGCATACTAAGTTGCATCCTCCATCTTTCTGAACCAGCTTGTGACATTTGGGGCATGGTTTCGTGTGGACTGTAATCCAATTAACCGTCTCTGACTCATCCTGGCACTTCTTGGTCCAGAGTTCCCACATTAGACATGTGCAAGGCGAGTGTGCTTCAGTTAAGCAACTAAAACAGAATTGTAGACCACAGGCACATTCAACCTCATAAAACTCATCATCTTTAATACGAATAGCATTTCCACAGTGGGGAACACTTGGGCACCACTTAACCCTTTTATTATCTTCAATATATGATTCTAAAAGAAAGCGATCAAATTTCTCTGACAGGTTAGGATCCCTTTCACTGACTAGACTTCTGATTTTCGCTTCATCACAAATAGCATAGCAGTTGTATTCCATGCACCTAATACGCCTACTCTGACCCTCATTTATCTTCACAATAAAATGCTCTGTCCAACCTAGGCACAAAGAAACTGATCAGTTACAATATTTCCAACCATTGGAGAGCAAAGTTATATTGAGCCACACGATATAGACAAATATAACAAGAGGGAACATCCTATATGAAAACAAAGCTTCCGACCATGGGTGCTGTAAGAACCTCATTTTGGCTTCCAATA is a window of Alnus glutinosa chromosome 4, dhAlnGlut1.1, whole genome shotgun sequence DNA encoding:
- the LOC133867355 gene encoding probable hexosyltransferase MUCI70 isoform X2 produces the protein MFSNNSISISVSDDDSDELGRMRVRVRRKRKKPGHRVKNELVRRVIRALLRYWTLLIFLPAAGLLVFEASRIGRKPSLVVNSELGAAKKPKSEGNLNRLDPTTRVVGGVRERCLKLLPPEELEHLGLPEGEESTSPVKKVLYISENDTPFLEENTALSQQRTGATRFIFFTGNQTFDQREKSFKVNETPVVHCGFYSEDGGFKISNKDKNYMQSCKVVVSTCAFGGGDDLYQPIGMSESSLRKVCYVAFWDEITLSAQESAGHRIGEDGFIGKWRIVVVQELPFTDQRLNGKIPKVDLSGNGEVLPGASLFSVCYKDKVEMRSFPICAIVYLLLVSTDAGSSSFPSCKVLHMGRLEVPV
- the LOC133867354 gene encoding probable E3 ubiquitin-protein ligase ARI1 → MQYSWVSAMEDYFSSGDEFWYHDHCDDDDDRDASYGLQEIETEVPLPFTKVPSSEVITKESLLAAQREDLRRIMDLLSLKEHLARTLLIHYRWDVDKVIAVLVEKGKDKLYEEAGVTVSEHDDNLSSELSSTVMCIICMEEVSASEVTKMDCGHYFCNNCWTEHFIVKINEGQSRRIRCMEYNCYAICDEAKIRSLVSERDPNLSEKFDRFLLESYIEDNKRVKWCPSVPHCGNAIRIKDDEFYEVECACGLQFCFSCLTEAHSPCTCLMWELWTKKCQDESETVNWITVHTKPCPKCHKLVQKDGGCNLVCCICGQAFCWLCGGPTGKEHTWTSISGHSCGQYKEDQEKKTERAKMDLLRYIHYHNLFKAHTDSFKREAELKETIQEKISHLEERESSKDFSWVINGHDRLFRSRRVLSYSYPFAYYMFSDLFKLEMTKEEKEIKQSLFEEQQQQLHANVEKLSLFLGEPFDRYPEDEVEELRMKIINLSVITDRLCRKLYECIENDLLDSIQLAPHRIAPYMSRGLEKASDLSICWETEA